ggtcttgctgccctgcctccctggtattggggtccccattcctccaaggcttccaaaaagcactcgccaaaaaaaaagggaaaaacgcacgattttctttgtcctcaggcgccagtcccaggcacccgctcactggtcctgccgccctgcctccctggcattggggtccctgtccttttaaggcttccaaaaagcactcgccagaaaaaggaagaaaaaagggaaagacgCACGATATTcgttgtcctcaggcgccggccccaggcacccgcccaccggtaccgctgccctgcctccctagtattgggaaaaatgcacgattttctttgccttcaggtgccagtctcaggcacccgctcaccagtcttgctgccctgtttccctggtattgggttccctgtccctttaaggcttccagaaagcactcaccaaaaaaaaaaaaagggaaaaatgcgcaattttctccatcaggcgccggtctcaggcacccacccaccggtcctgccaccctgcctccctggcattgaggtccctgtccccttaaggcttccaaaaagcactctccaaaaaaatagggaaaaacgcgattttccctgtccccaggctctggtctcaggcacccgctcactggtcctgctgccctgcctccccagtactgggaaaaatgcacgattttctttgtcctcaggtgcctgtctcaggcacccgctcactggtcttgctgccctgtttcactggtattggggtccctgtccctttaaggcttccaaaaagcactcaccaataaaaaaaaaaaaaccgctccggtttctttccacccgctgggagccggggggaggggtgcttgggtcccgcagggccggggcttgtatcttacccccttcgcaaggcgctgggttcttgcaggtgtggatgtggtctggatgttgtcctgtgtcctctggtctctattttaggaagagttttctttgttatattttcatagatctatgtggttttgggaggagatttccactgctctattcacgccgccatcctgaCTCCGCCCctttgatctatttttttttaactttagtaATTTATTCCCAAGGAAACCAtttccttctctaatttttaGGAGATATTCTACCATCTGAAACCCACTTAACTGACCCATCACGTTTTTGGTGACACTTCTTTTAGGTGAAAATATTAGTACTCAGAGTTTTGCATTTTTGAATCTTTTGATGTTATATATGGAACTAGAATCTGCCCTTTATGGGATTAGAAAGAAGTAATGTGTAAAGAAAACAACATATGTCTGGATATCATTAGACTAGTATATTATTATTGCCCCACAGAAATTTTAGATAATACCTTCAGGGTTTATTTACCAGGAATGACCAtatcagaaaaataatgaaggCAAATGTGATaaccaaaaccagggaaaaatttccttcctttatttacaACCAAAATGACATAACTATAATTTTATTGATTCCAGAACAATCTAAGTTATCAAATAGAACATAGGAATTTTTACACATGAATCACATGAATTATCCAGAAAACCAAATGTGTACATTCCTTAGTTAATATACAGTCTGATGCCAGAGGAACCCAACACTTCATTTATCTATGTAATTTGGCCACTTTATAAGGGACTACATAGATGCTTAATGTCATAGGCTGATATCATCATACCACTTGACCCATATTTGAAGATTTGGATAATTATATAATTCTGGTTGCTTTTTGTTAGACTATATTGACCTGATAATGAAGGGATCATCTAGTATTTCTTAGATTATGTTGAAATTCCCCAGAACTTTCCTCAGGGCTGCCTTTATCTCCTTATTCTGAAGGCTGTAATGAGGGGGTTTAAGAATGGGGTCACCATAGCATAGAACAAAGTCGCAACTTTCTGTATCCCAGCAGAATGTCCGAGACCTGGGCTCACGTACATGACCTTCAAAGAGCCATAGAACAGAGACACCACAGCCAAATGAGACCCACAGGTAGAGAAAGCCTTACTTCTCCCCGTGGCTGAAGGCATATGCAACACAGCTAACAGGACAAGAGTATAAGATCCAAGGATGAAGAGGAAGTTACCAAAGATAACTAATGAGCTTAGAGTGTAGCAAAGTAGTTGGGTTGTTGGGGCAGAGGCACACACCAGTGTAAAAAGGGGCCCTGGGTCACACACAACATGGTCAATAATGTTTGGACAACAGAAGGGCATCTGAGAGATGAGAACAATGGGGATTAGGAACCACAGAAATCCACAAACCCAACAGATACTGACCAGTTTGGTACAGAGGTGCCCAGTCATGATATTAGGATAGTGCAAGGGACAGCAGATAGCAAGGTACCGATCAAAGGCCATGATAGCCAAAAGGAAGCACTCAGATGttcccaaagagaaaaagaaataaaattggagGAAACATTCAGCAAAGGAGATGGTCTTTTTGTCTGAGAGGAAGTTGACCAACATCTTGGGGACtgtggaagagacataccagataTCTAAAAAGGAGAAATTCCCCAGGAATATGTACATGGGAATGTGAACTCGCCGGTCACACCACAGAGCCCAAACAATGGCCCCATTCCCTGTTATGGTCAGAGCATACATTGTAGTGAAGAGTGAGAAGAGAAGGAGCTGAATCTTCCACTCACAAGAAAAACCTAGGAGTATAAATTCTCTTACAAAGGCAAAGCTGAAAGCTGGCTCATAGACATTCATTGGGTCAGTAACCTGCAAGGACAAAAGACATATTGTTGTCAGTTAGGACTAGTTgcaaatgtgttctttttttcagaGTAGAAGACAATGAACATGGgatcatttttcaaaagaatcaTTCATTAGGAACAGAATGTAGTTTACTTGTTTTGGGCCATATACTCTGAGTTTTGGGCAAGGTAGGTTGTTGGGTGAAACCAACTTTTGCCTGTTTCTAAACCTTTCCCTTACTGTGCTACCGTGATAGAAATAGGTTAAGTTAAACTCATTTGTAAGCTTGTTTGGAGCAGGATGATCATGATAGGTTCTGTGGAATATATAATATGAAGTTGACACTTAATGAATGTGCTAGTTTCCTATCCTAAACTCATCTTATAGTGCAATAGATTCAGTGAAGAAGGTTTTAATGTTACTGTTTGCATCTCAGTTAAATATATTACTTAacatatcattcaaatatgaaaaagaaatagacataTTTTACAGCAAGTTGGTAGTAATCATATTAAAGCCAgtatctctgtatttctgttgctACTATTAGCTTAAGCATCATAAAAATGCAACATCATAGTGCTACTTACCAACACTGTTAATATGGCAATATTGCAATGTCTTCTGTAGAGAGCAGTGGCTTTAAGCTTTCGCTTAATCTTTCTCCTGTACAGAAGTTTGTAAAAtaacttttgaatttttttaaaataaaattttgtgattGACTTTTCTTCTATGcttgtttaaattaaaaattttcattagaAGAAAGAAGTCACATATTTCCTTTCATCATAAGTAAACTTCCTTCATCCTACATTCTCATGGAAAAGATGTCAGGGATCTGAGTTCTCttgaatttttgtgtatgacaatATGGAAGATGTGAGGTCCTGAAAGTTGTGAGGGCTTACATTTTGGGCACACccataaaattttcaaaagaaatcttTCTTCCAACCTGTACAGAAGTTTCTCCACATCAGTGCTCTGTATAATCTATTAGGATGATTTGTGCTTATTTTAGTAATatgtatcattaaaaaaatgctcCAAATCAGAAACACTAGTCAACAATTAATAAGTAGCCTTAATCTTATTATTTGCTCAAAAaccatcaaatgatttcattattCAAAAATTCACAAGTTGTCCAAAAATTCTGCAGAGCAATAAATCAACATTAAGGAATTATAGAATGAAAGGGGATTGACACAGAGGTGTCATGACCCTCTGTAGTGATCAAAAGATAGTTTGACATCGTCCAAATCTCTAAAAGATCTATTCAATAAAATCCTATACCTCTGTCTCCAGCTGGTGTTTTAATGCTTCACAAAAACTAAGAGTACACCTTCTTTATCACATGTTCTCCTGGGACTTGTCCTCTGTAGCATTTGGAAAATTCTTCAAGCCAATGgatctttaaaaagttaatgatTACACATTCTCTGAGGAATCAATAAAGAATAGTTGACTACTTCACTGAAGGCATCATTGTTTACAAATAGCTTGCCCATTTGAAGTAGGGACTCCAAAAAGTATCCAGAATACACAGTTTGGGGAACAGTAAGACACAATGTGTTATCTAAAGTTCTAATATGAATCTCAGGAACATTTCTAATGTCTGCATATGGTAGAGGACATGGAAGTGAAGTGCAGAGAGCTCAGAGAGGAAAATGTTGAGGCTCATTGTACGACACTGCAGGATAAGTGACATGAACATTTGTCCTACAATATTGAAAGACATTGACTATAAACATTTGTAGaacttaaaaattaactttagaCGGGCAGCATGGTAGAATTCCTTAGATAAAAGAGCAAGAAGTGTCAATATATAAGTTAATTGACTGAAATACTTTAGAGGAACATGTGGCTTACCAACTTACATCAGAAAAGtatttgctttcattgattagtGTCCCTTTCACTTTTACCTTAAGGCACTTGGGGTCTGTGTGGTATGACTCAAATACCCAGGTGGGAATGAATGCTCATACCGTACAGTATAAAGTGACTGAGGACATCAGGAATCTATGCCTTATGAGCACTGGTCTGTGGACCATAGACTGCCTGAGAAATATCTAAGAGCAAACTCCTCATGTTAATTACCTATTAGTCATACTACTTCAGTCCTTAGAAACTTCTGAGACATAGCTTTGATATTATTTGCCTGGCTCAAACATCATCAATGGTTTCATTATTCAAAAATTCCCAAGTTCTCCATAAATTGGTTTCCTGACTTTTCTTTCCCTACTATCTTTTACAGATAAATTGGAAACATTTCATTCTCTGAATAGCTTTTAATATTCTACATTCATTTTTTCTCGCTCATTTTCTCTGCTTGGAAATCCTTGTGACCTCCATCTACACTTGCTATAAACTCCACTTAGCTTTCAAGGTCTAATTCAAGTGACATTTTCCCATAATGCTTTCTCTTACTCCCTAACCAAAGCAACTTTTCATCTGTGAGTTATTTAGCCGTATTTGTATCTGTCTTATGATACTTATCACAACTGCTTTATTCTGTTTGAGTACCTACCATTTCTCCTATCCCTAAAAGTCTTTGTAGGTAGAGGACAGGTATTCAACTTTGAATTAATCCAGGtcataaaaatacatgtattcattcattcttattaaatattttttgaataaatgacattatattttctattatatgaattttattatttgtaaaatcaACACCTGGTGCaccaaagtaaaaaaagacaACTCCAAGGTGCGTGACGATATTACACTTTACTTATAGATgctaaagaaagaaagggaggaagggagagatctATAAAGGTTAAAACTCATTATGAGGGGGGCTTCTTAGAAAGCTCATTGAAGAGTTGGCTTGAAATGTGACAGGATAGTGCTACTCCAATTGTGGTCAATGGGCAAATGCAGTCCTCAAATTGTATCCACTCCATGACAAATACAGAAATTAAGGGTAAGCTTTTAGAAACATTTATAGGAGACTAGCATTATGTGTGCTGAATCTAATATTACAAAATGGCTATATTTAtgctttatatttcattttctggttattaatttttgttttattttacaagaCTCTCAACAGTAATGAACTGGTGAAAAAAAGCTGGTCCTTTGCTTCACTTAGTTTCAGAAGCAATGACTTAGAGGACAAGTAGAATTTAAACTGAATGAGGAGGCTTCTAACTAGGGGAAACTGTgtgtggggaagctgggtggAGAGGGTGGTTAGCTGTGATGGACATCCTTGGGGCTTaaggcagaggagaggaagaagacaGGAGTGGGTGTGAATAAAGCCTTAGGGTAAGGAAGTGGCTTTGGTTAAACCcgagaatgaaagaggaagaaacaggttAGAGACCCATCAAATTAACAAATTGCTTCCCTAAAGTAATGTCAATctaaaaagtttctgtttttaagaGACATCCCCCCAAACTTGGAATTCTGCATCTATTTTGGGTACCTAAAACACTTAGAACAATAGTTAGAAGACTGGATTAATTATCAATAAGCTTTTTGCCTACAGTTACTGCACTTAGTCCCTTTTTTCATGCTCCATTATACTTTGCCTTGATTAAATCTGCCGAAACTCATAGGATCTTTTCCCCATATTATTGTCTGGGtatttacagtattattggtgACAAGAGTTAGGATCAAATCTAGAAAAACAGTGATGATTTAGACATTCTATTTCAGGTGTTCAGTGTTAATGAATGAAGGGAATATGCTCAGGTGAGTTTCTCCTTAGCCTTGACCTGCTAATATATTTTAtgatcatatatattatatttcctacaggtctctgagcctctgtttcttcattattCAAACTTTTACCCTTCTTAAAATCATgtaatttctattgatttttttatattatggaAAATATACATGACTTGGGATTCATCactttaacaatttttaagtatacaggtGAGTGACGTTAattacattcacattattgtgcaatcatcaccactacccatctccagaattttttcatcatcccaaaatgaaactccatacccattaaacaataacttccTCCTCACACCTCTCTTAttccctggtaaccactattcttctttctgtttctatgaatttgactattccagatacctcatataaattgaataatatatttgtccttttgtgtctgacttacttcacttagtaaAACATCTTTGAAGCTCAtgaatgttgtagcatgtgtcagaatttccttcctttctaaggaTAAATAATTCCATTGCATgtttatatcacattttgtttagctattcatctgtcagtggacacttgggttgttcccaccttttggctattgtgaattatgaacatgggtgtataaGTATTGGCTAGAGtctctgttttcagttcttttgagtatatacccagcaatgaaattaatcgatcatatgataattctatgattaatttttggaggaactaCCATGTCATTTGCCACAATGGCTCTACTATTTTGCATTCGCACCTGCAATGTACAAGTGTTACAGTTTCtttacatctttgccaacacttcttattttctgttcattttctttatttttataatagtcatcataatgtgtgtgaagtgatatctcatggttttgatttacatttatctaatgattagtgataatcggcatctttttatgtgcttactggccatttgtatatcttctttggagaaaaatctGTACAATTCCTTTgtctatttttgaattcagatgtttgattttttttttcttgagttataGGAGTGCTTTATGAATTCTGGATGTTAacttcttatcagatatatgatttgcaaatattttcttcacttcTGAGGGCtgcttttgattctgttgatgatgtcctttgatgcacCCAAGTTTTAAGTTTCGATGAAATcgtgtttctcttttctttttttcagtgcctgtgcttttggtggaATATCCAAGAAGTTACTCCCAAATGCAATGTCACGAAGcttttcccttatgttttcttctgaaagttctGTAGCTTAGTTcccacatttaggtctttgatccattttgagttaatttttttatatggtgtATAACCAGTAACATTATTGAAAGACTCTCCTTTCCCTACTGGCTGGTCTTGGTatacttgtcaaaaatcatttgaccatatatatacatgaggatttatttctgggttctctattctgttcctttggtttATGTGTCTATCtgtatgccagtaccacattgttttgattactaagatttgtaatatgttttgaaatcaggaagtgtgacattttgtgttttatttttaaaattattttcgtTATTTGGGATCTCTTGAGAGTCCATATGCATTTAGGATGGATTTTGCTATTCCTGCAAAGAATGCTGCTAAAATTTTGATACTTTATAAAATAGCTAATAGCAAGACAATTTGTTATTTCCTTGAATCATCCTAAAATGCAAGTGattttttttgggagggcatctctcatatttattgatcaaatagttgttaacaacaataaaattctatataggggtctcaatgcacagtcattaatcaaccccaagcctatttctcaacagtcttcaatcttctgaagcataacgaacaagttcttacatggtgaacaaattcttacatagtgaataagttcttacatggtgaacagtgcaagggcagtcatatcacagaaacttttgttttgatcatgcatcatgaactataaacaatcaagtcatatatgattattcatttgatttttatacttgatttatatgtgaatcccatatttcttccttattattattattattactttttaaataaaatgctgaagtggtaggtagatgcaagataaaggtagaaaacataatttagtgctgtaagagggcaaatgtagatgatcaggtctgtgcctatagaccaaatattaatccaagctagacaaaggcaacaaaacatccacaaatgcagaagatttctctcaaaacaggttctaagcctcccctctgttgatccccaatttctctactgatggcccccctgtgactgtgcctgtctttggttgttcctcccttgagaaatcttacccgtctctggctaacatTTCATCTTCCAGTGCCATacggggaaatgtaaagttggtaagtgagaga
This is a stretch of genomic DNA from Manis javanica isolate MJ-LG chromosome 8, MJ_LKY, whole genome shotgun sequence. It encodes these proteins:
- the LOC108402238 gene encoding olfactory receptor 11H12-like isoform X2: MSFVLAEFILLGFSCEWKIQLLLFSLFTTMYALTITGNGAIVWALWCDRRVHIPMYIFLGNFSFLDIWYVSSTVPKMLVNFLSDKKTISFAECFLQFYFFFSLGTSECFLLAIMAFDRYLAICCPLHYPNIMTGHLCTKLVSICWVCGFLWFLIPIVLISQMPFCCPNIIDHVVCDPGPLFTLVCASAPTTQLLCYTLSSLVIFGNFLFILGSYTLVLLAVLHMPSATGRSKAFSTCGSHLAVVSLFYGSLKVMYVSPGLGHSAGIQKVATLFYAMVTPFLNPLITAFRIRR
- the LOC108402238 gene encoding olfactory receptor 11H12-like isoform X1, with the translated sequence MNVYEPAFSFAFVREFILLGFSCEWKIQLLLFSLFTTMYALTITGNGAIVWALWCDRRVHIPMYIFLGNFSFLDIWYVSSTVPKMLVNFLSDKKTISFAECFLQFYFFFSLGTSECFLLAIMAFDRYLAICCPLHYPNIMTGHLCTKLVSICWVCGFLWFLIPIVLISQMPFCCPNIIDHVVCDPGPLFTLVCASAPTTQLLCYTLSSLVIFGNFLFILGSYTLVLLAVLHMPSATGRSKAFSTCGSHLAVVSLFYGSLKVMYVSPGLGHSAGIQKVATLFYAMVTPFLNPLITAFRIRR